The following nucleotide sequence is from Apium graveolens cultivar Ventura chromosome 4, ASM990537v1, whole genome shotgun sequence.
ACCCAGTCGTTATTTTTTGCGACAAAATCTAGTAGCTGATATCGGTCGCAGACTTTAGTGACAGAAAACGGTCTCTAAACTAGTTGCCGACTTTTGCGAGAGATATTCGTTGCTGATCCAATCGCCACCACTTCAGCATTGACATATTGGTGCTGACTTAGCTTAGCGACGGAGTCGGTCACTAAAGTATGTCGCCAATACACAGGTCGCTAAAAGGCGTTGCAGATGCACACTTTAACTACTAGTTTTTATGTGATGAATATCAGCAACGGGGAGCGGTCGCTGATAGCTTCTTGCTATAGTGTGCGGTCGCTGATACCCGGTCGCTGATGGACCTGTTTCTTGTAGTgacaaaagcagcttgaagagtgcaagatcatgGGTCAAGATTAACcgacaaaggaaagtcacataCTTACAAGATTGTGCAAAGATTTACTAAGCCTAATATAGAAAGATTCAGGAATTGCTTATAAAAGGGTTTAGTACTTCTTATTACATGTTGTGTAAACCAGTGTTgactaatctataaagtaaacactggtcctttatttttaagagtaacaaacatatctaaattttcttgtactctctcaaaaaagaagctgagttcttttaGTTCAAAGAAAttagaatttgtagcaagacaaacttaattaatataaattaaatgagttttgaaatattgtgtttaCTATGCTTGTTGTTTTTATTCTTCTAACATAATATCTTTACAAATtgtaaactgctttgttcaccataaCCAAATAAGATTGAAAAAGGCTTAAAAATCAAGAGAAcgcattcaccccctctgtgttgcaCTTAATATCTAATACCAAACATATTTGGTTAGAGCGGGGTCCAGAGAGCGTAAGATGTACGCAGCCCTGTCTAGATCCTTAAATAGTGAAAGTGTTTCAGTGAATATCCTTAACTTAAGGCATATTATATACAATAGTGTGTAATAGTTTCGAGAAAATACCTTAGTCCGTGATTTTATTCACATGAGACTTAACGAAATGTATTTTCATCTATCTGAATATTCAAATTATTTCTGGATGACTAGTGAAACCCTAACTAGAAAGAAAAATAATGAAACCCTAACTAGAAAAAAATCGATATAATTGAACATAAAAACTAGAATTGGTTCTGACATGCGCAACACCATCCCCTGTCACATCCGAAACCTCCCTTACATATCAATAGAATTGCATGTCCTTCCCCATTGTACAATCTCAAACTTCGAGTCGCTTAGTTAAAAGGCTCATGACCAACAATTTTATAATCATTTTTGGATATATGTGCATACATTCCCTGTAATTTCATAATACATGTATAAGATGTGATTAAAGTTAAACATGTAATTTGATAATACATGTATAAAATGTGATTAAAGTTAAACATATGTTTATGAAATGAAAAATAAGTATGCCTGCCAACACAATCGTCCGAGAAAAAAGGTGACCGCTTTGTTCACTGAAAATTGATCAAGATTAATCTCCAATTTAATTCACGAAACTCTTGAAGATGCGGtgtttgtttggacagaaaaataaagttcaaataattttataattaaatatgaCATGTTTTGTAACACAACATAATTACATCATCCGAAAAAATATTTATGATAAATCAACTAAATTTAAGATATCCCATAAACTAAATGTatatctttttaaaattaatGTAGACCTGGCAATTCGTTCGTGTCATATACTTTCGTGTCATGtattttcgtgtttcgtgtacttAAATGCTAAACACAAAACTGACATGTTTAGCGTTCGTGTACATTCGTGTTCGTGTATTTTCGTTTCGGCCcgtttcgtgtcgtgtatgtcgtgttaattgaatattaatatatattaaatttaatattaatattaattaaaatataatatttttaggtaaaaaattataaaatatatgaaaatagATCTCAATTCTAGACAATATAATGAAAtcatataatattttaaaaataaatatgcatacatttatttaattctacatatatttataaaaatattaaaatttaataagaaaaatttatttatgtCGTATACTTCGTGTCGTGTCGTGTACTCGAAGGTTAAACACAAAATTGACACTAAATCTCGaccgtgtactttcgtgtcgtgtactaaaaatgcaaacacaaacactaaattttcgtgtcgtttcgtgtcgtgtaagTCGTGTCGTGTCTAGGGCTGAGCATTCAGGTGGTTCGGTCCAAAAACCGaagttttattttttttgaaaccgAACCAACCAAATTTGTATTATGGACCGAACCAGAACCGAACCGTAATAATTCggtcggttcggttcggttcttaagAACCGaatttgtttaaaaaaaattattcaacGACTTCGATCATTTTTAGCAATTTAATAATATTCGTAATTTATTatgtatttttaagatattataatatatatatatataatatgtctAATTCGGTCGGTTCGATTCTACCCGAATTGTTTTGAAAAtgaaccgaaccgaaccaaatTTAATTTTGGTTTGGACCTTTCGGACCGAACCAAACCAAAATTTAACTGTTCGGATCGGTTTTTCGATTCCAGTTCGGTACAACCCTAGTCGTGTCCAAAATTGCAAGGTTCGTGTGGAATCAATTAACAACGAAAAGGAGATTTTTAGAACTCCTTGTTAATCTATTTTACCAAGGCGAAAAACATTTGTTCAACACAGCCCAAACAACACCTTAAATACAAAACCCTAATAAAACCCCGACCCAAAATTAAATCCAACAGAAAACAGGAGCTAAAAATGGATTGCAATGGTACCGGTGGCTGCGAATCTGGTTGTTACAAAGAGGAAAATGAATCAACCAATGGTGCGTTGCCAAGTGTCACTAACAATCCCTTTTCTAACCTATGCTTAAAGTGCAAATCAAGCGAAATTATCGCCGGCGCCGTTAACGGTGGAAATAACATGAAGTTGTGTGGTGAATGCTTTCGTGGCAATTTATATGGTAAATTTAAGTTCGCTGTCACTGCTAATGCCATGATCTCGCCTTCCGATAATGTCCTTGTCGCCTTCTCCGGTGGCACTTCTTCCAGGTATCTTTtttgtttgattttattttttagAGCTATTTGTTGATTATATTACTTTTACGGATATAGAGTCTCGTTCCGATGAGAAAAAATTAAATGAGAAATGGTGATTTGTATAGCTGAAATTACCGGTGACTAGTTATCGTGGTCTCTTTATTATGTATGAGTTCACATGAGATCCGATTGATATAtgtttttgttaatattttaaatGAGGAATATATGACGTTTATCGTCTGTGTTAAAATAAGGATTGTATATGCGGTTAAAACTTGATAGAAGGATTATAATTGGCAGAGCAATTTTGAGCCAACAAAAGTTATTGTTTCATAATATTAGAAATGATACATTGATTATACAAAGTTCTTATTAGTCATGTGTTACTTTACCATCCTGACTTATGATTTAAGTTCCGAGAAAAACGTAACATGAATGTTTGAGAGATAATTTTGAGGGATATATAATTGTCGTCATTGGAAAGTTATACTTACATGATTTTGTTTGTGCGAGGTAAGGAGTAATATATTTAGAATAGCTATGTAATTTGTGGCCAATTTCAATAAGAATATTTTATTCTTATAAAACATAGAGGCTGTTTGACTTACCGTTTTGGTCTCTCAGTAAGAGGGAAAAATTCTAATTCAAATGCCACAATAATCTAAGAGAACGAAAATAGTCAACAGAAATTGCTGAAGTTGTTTAATTGATTTTTAAGCAAGTTTAAGTATATTTTAGGGTGGCTCTCCAGTTCGTGCATGAGATGCAAGTTAAATCACAGAAGAATTTTGATGCAAGTAGAGATAGATCTTTACCGGTATTTGGTGTTGGAGTTGCTTTTGTTAATGAAAGTGCCTTTCATCGATCTCCTTCCATTGAATTGGACAAAGAAATTGAAGCAATGAAACTTATCGTGGACGAACTATCTCCGCCAACAAAAGCTTTCCATGTTATTCCAATTGAAAGCATTTGCTCGTCCAATTCTAACAGTGCAAGAGACAATTTGAATGAGTTATTAAGTGTTGTTAGTGATAAAACTGGAAAAGAGGATCTGTTGATTCAGCTGCGCATGTTGTCATTGCAAAAGGTTTGGATTTATTCATTGTCTTTGTGGAAAACCGTTGAACCATGGAAGATATAGATGTATAATTATCATTGGTATCATGCAGACTGCTCTTGAAAATAGATACACCAAACTTGTTCTAGGATCATGTACGTCAAGGATTGCTTGTCACGTGATTGCATCAACAGTGAAGGTATCTCTCCATTGTTTTAAAAGGATCagttaataattaaataaagagttgttcttactattttttttcttactatttttttttcatttttactgAGTACTGTATTGTGAATTATGATTATACTACTTATAATGCAAAAGTGACCAGGATTAATTTTCTGAGGTACTGTAACAGTGTAACTTGCTTTGTTATCTCATGAAAAATAAGTCGTGTCACATTACATTACAAAGAAATAGTAAAATGGATAGTTACAGGTAGAGTTCTGTGCTGCACTAGTTTTCTGACTAGTATGTCCCGTGTGTCTTGTGACTCTAATGCTTATCTCCCTCATACATACAATCAGTTACATACTCGGATGTCATGTAAATCAAAGAAACGGAAGGAAAGCTCTTATTTGTAGGAGCAATACTTTTTTTGCTGGATACCTCATTAATGCTCATGCTTAAAGTTTACTTTTTTGTTTCGCATACTGTAATATATTCTATATAAGTTCAAGTGAACTGCGTGGAATGTGAATTTCGGGCACATATTTTATGTGATAAATTATAGAACTCATTATAGTTGTCATTATGATTGATCACCTAGCACCTGTTATATGAACTTCACATAACAACAGGGCTACttgtaatattaaattaattgcATCTGAAATCTCCTCCAAGTGTTTAAATTATAGAGTGATGATTTAATTTATAGATGTCTCTAAATGTCTATTTATTTGAGTTACATTCCATTTGGCGGGTTAGTGGATTTTCAGGAAACAGGTAACAAcatttttattagttattgaTAAATAAACTGTGTGTGCTGCCTGAAGCCCTGAAACAGCAACAGATTTCCGTAGCACTGCGTAAAAAAGCTTATAATAAAAAGCGGCATGCTTAGCAACGCCTACTCCAGGCCAGATTATATGCTTTTCTGCGCTTTTATgaagaaaaatcaaaattttaaaaataaaataggCTTTCATCAACTACAAGTTTTACTACCTGGTGTTTTACATTGAAACCCATGTAAGTGtctttttatttacaatttgtaacAAATTAAGCAATATGTTTCACATCATATCCTTACTAAAgtatttcataatatttttttctaatttagAGAGACAGTTGCAATTATCAGAGATGCTGGAACTGCTAAATAGTATATTATTGTAAACATCAAGAGAGATACACTTTCACCACGTAATTAATTTACCTAGAGAAAACAGCGAACTATGACATCCCTGTTAAACTGTTTATCATAACATCAATGATGAAAATAAACCACATACACATAATCGACCATTTctcataaataataattatagaACTGCTCTTGTCTTCATGGTCAGATGGCTCTACTTGGGTTATTATCTCAGAATCAGGGATGTTGATCTTTAGGAAGAGCATACCAAGTTTTTAAAAGGCGGAGTCTTGCAAGCTCAAATAGGGTATAATTGTTTATTTGTTTAACATAATTATGTTCTTTATACAATATAACCACAACATAGCTCTTGTGCAATTAGCAGTGCTTTTAAGGGTATGGTTGCTTGATAGATAAAGAGGCAACTGTACCCTTTAAAGATGGACTATTTGCCCTGGCTCATGAACGAGTTATGGTGGCTATAATGTATCAAGTGCGAACTTATGTTACCCAAAGAAGTTATCATACCCATAGACTCTATATTAACTAGATAggttttttattttaaattatatacaGACCTTAACAGTATTCTTGAGATAATTACCCAAGTCCAACGTGGCCATGAAGAGACATCATCACCCTATTATGTATTGATGATCTAGAATGGTAATGTTCTgatattttttgttaaaaataaataaattggtAGAGTACATGTACTCGGTTTATTATTTTCTTTGATGACAGTAGTTCATCTATGAAATGTGTTGTAAATAAAGCAAAATTTTTAAGAAAGAAAAAAGGCAGTACGAGTGAAAGAGATTGAAAGTTTTGCTCCTTTGGTTGTGGACAAAGCTTTGAGAAAATTTTATATCCAAAGATAAATCAAGGTGTAAATGTATGGTAACACGTACAGAAAGTTTTTTATTGGAAATTGCATGATGCATTTTTACATATTGAATATGGATTTACATTTACAAATGAGTACTGTCCATAAGTTTTAGAATATGTACAATTTGTGCTCTTTAAAACAATTTGATAGTCTGACGATGACCTATAAATTCACATTTCCCATGGTATAGCTTAGTAAATATGTGTTACACACctaagaaatataaaatattgttCTCTTTTCACACCTATGATAAAAGCTACGTGTATTTTATCTCTTAAACTCAAGATGCATAAGTACTCGAAAGGACTAGGGAAAAAGATAAAATGGAGAAAACGGAtgattataaataaataaaaaggtTTCGGTTGAGTGTTAAATATTCTACCTTCATGTCAATGGCATTAATAGAAGGATATGGTGGCTAATGGTactattttaatattttatcaaCAGGGGCAGGGTTACTCTTTAGCTGCAGATATACAATATGTTGATGCCAGGTTGGAGATACCAGTGGTCTATCCTCTGCGCGATTGTACATTACAAGAGCTTAACATGCTATGTAAACTAGACAGGTCAGATAATATGAACCTCTTTTATTTGTTCGATTAAGTCAGTCATGTCTAGTTTTTCCCTTGGAGGCACTTTTCTTGTCTGAGAGGAAACATATTGGCAAGCCTTTACCCTATAACCAAATGTATATGAGAACATGAGAACTCAACTCATTATTGGATGCTATAAAATGATATGCAGATGCAGTTCAAATGTTTTTTTGAAATGAAAAGAATTTATTAACAATAATTTTTGCCAGTGGAACTAATATTTTACAGTATGTCAGTTTAAAGACTTTGGAACTTTATAATGGTTCTCGTGCTGGTATCAATGGCTTGATCTCCTCATTCGTCAAACTTCTGCAGGTAGAATGGACCCCGGGAAAATATTTGTGTGTGATATGTTTGTTCCTTACTTAATCGTCTATACTGGTATATCAACAATGTAATTTTGGTTACAATCCTTTTTTTGGAGTTTTAAAGTGAAATCATCTGCTGCAAATATTGGGATCAACCTATAAATCTCCCATATTGCTGTTTTAGTCTCCTTATTTAGCTTCTTATATGAATTCTATATTGCAGGAAGAGAATCCTTCTCGGGAATGCACAATTGTAAGGACAGCAGCAAAGCTAAGTCCATTTCATTTCAATAAGATTCCAGAAGAAGCGGATGACTGTAACTTGCAGTTGGCATCTCAACGACGCCGGAAGAAATTCAATCTGAAGTCTAATGAACTTCTTCCCCCAAAATCTTACTGTCCAATTTGCTCTAGCCCACTAGATAAGAATAGTATCTCTAGCTTCACTTTTGAGAACACACATACAAGTCATGA
It contains:
- the LOC141720461 gene encoding cytoplasmic tRNA 2-thiolation protein 2, giving the protein MDCNGTGGCESGCYKEENESTNGALPSVTNNPFSNLCLKCKSSEIIAGAVNGGNNMKLCGECFRGNLYGKFKFAVTANAMISPSDNVLVAFSGGTSSRVALQFVHEMQVKSQKNFDASRDRSLPVFGVGVAFVNESAFHRSPSIELDKEIEAMKLIVDELSPPTKAFHVIPIESICSSNSNSARDNLNELLSVVSDKTGKEDLLIQLRMLSLQKTALENRYTKLVLGSCTSRIACHVIASTVKGQGYSLAADIQYVDARLEIPVVYPLRDCTLQELNMLCKLDSLKTLELYNGSRAGINGLISSFVKLLQEENPSRECTIVRTAAKLSPFHFNKIPEEADDCNLQLASQRRRKKFNLKSNELLPPKSYCPICSSPLDKNSISSFTFENTHTSHESFGSKCCSSCQFQILPKETLQMEHFYSLLPQSITDRAKDGYCHNQRSIREQIQDCLLSDNEDGT